The Medicago truncatula cultivar Jemalong A17 chromosome 4, MtrunA17r5.0-ANR, whole genome shotgun sequence genome includes a region encoding these proteins:
- the LOC11419462 gene encoding protein SDA1 homolog, whose translation MLWVLTYLGTKLMVKSIQFAKRVLVTLWELYQRKVWFDEKTANAICTAMGIKTEALSFLLENKKQIIEIDDSDSDDEPTESPQAIILDKSEKLSSTNFMSCDGKLMVAEALGGRSEKLNLQTLQSKVERDPIGYILEVLLIHSQFNSSLQLFQQAAMNFISVNGIIDSDLTTVASDPTVAEDLAERAMFLTLVAPSYPTLFFLADFPIRLVYLLHSFAQFIPSMSRFKLAHALILLVNRQTVAIDETLPLLMELQTLGDKKLTRFVSQHLVVNIRRLKRPAVIKTQKLQSVMFKMLQEENEAVAKRVLVILWRLYQRKVWFDEKTANAICTASFHPALRWLKRIVMIQTAMMSCLI comes from the exons ATGTTATGGGTCCTTACATATTTAGGGACCAAACTTATGGTTAAGTCAATACAATTTGCCAAGAGAGTGCTTGTGACTCTGTGGGAGCTTTACCAGAGGAAAGTGTGGTTTGATGAAAAAACAGCAAATGCAATTTGCACCGCTATGGG gATCAAGACAGAAGCTTTATCTTTTCTACTTGAGAACAAGAAGCAGATTATAGAAATTGATGATTCAGACAGTGATGATGAACCAACAGAGTCACCTCAGGCTATCATCCTTGATAAG TCGGAGAAACTAAGCTCAACCAATTTCATGTCATGCGACGGCAAACTAATGGTGGCGGAGGCTTTGGGTGGGAGGTCGGAGAAGCTAAACCTTCAAACACTCCAATCCAAAGTTGAACGCGACCCAATAGGCTACATATTGGAGGTTCTCCTTATTCACTCTCAATTCAATTCCTCCCTCCAACTATTTCAACAAGCGGCCATGAACTTCATTTCCGTCAACGGAATCATCGATTCTGACCTAACAACTGTTGCTTCTGATCCAACTGTCGCTGAAGACCTGGCTGAGAGGGCCATGTTCCTCACACTTGTTGCCCCTTCCTACCCTACACTTTTCTTCCTCGCCGATTTCCCTATAAGACTTGTTTATTTGCTCCATAGTTTCGCACAGTTTATTCCTTCCATGTCTCGTTTCAAACTCGCACACGCTCTTATTCTACTCGTTAATAGACAG ACTGTGGCTATTGATGAAACATTGCCGTTGTTAATGGAACTACAAACCTTAGGCGATAAAAAGCTTACCAGATTTGTATCTCAGCACCTTGTTGTCAACATAAGGCGCCTAAAAAGACCGGCTGTAATCAAGACCCAAAAACTTCAGAGTGTCATGTTTAAGATGCTACAG GAAGAGAATGAAGCAGTTGCCAAAAGAGTGCTTGTGATTCTGTGGCGGCTTTACCAGAGGAAAGTGTGGTTTGATGAAAAAACAGCAAATGCTATTTGCACAGCTTCTTTTCATCCAGCATTGAG GTGGTTGAAAAGGATTGTGATGATTCAGACAGCGATGATGAGTTGCCTCATTTGA